The Humulus lupulus chromosome 4, drHumLupu1.1, whole genome shotgun sequence genome has a window encoding:
- the LOC133830189 gene encoding cytochrome P450 71A9-like: protein MATSLPSLIQIIFLSLILFASVYTCFFKQRRLKLPPGPMRLPIIGNLHQLLGIGNTLPHQTLGRLSHQYGPLMFLQLGCIPTLVVSSAEVAKEIFKTQDIIFSGRPVLYAANKLGYNGSTVSFAPYGDYWREMRKIVILELLGQKRVRAFQAVREKEVRTLINTITATATSSSSGIVNLSELTFTLTNNVVCGVAFGKKYDGSDDHRENGRSGFRELLFETQNVLGGFCMADFYPRWLTWVNKFNGLERRVNKCFRDLDNFYDKVIEEHHHFDPDQTKHEDVVHVLLQLQNDPNQALKINNDQIKGVITDLFNAGTDTTSAALVWIMAELILNPKAMKRAQKEVREVAEGKAFVEESQLSKLNYIKLVKKGGFRLHPPAPLLAPRETTEFCRVRGYDIPSGTRVFVNAGEIGRDSKYWEKPNEFLPERFMESSVDYRGKHFELLPFGVGRRGCPGINFATVLIELALANLLCRFNWELPNGLEREDLDMEEVFGLTMNKKIPLCLVAKVVDL from the exons ATGGCTACCTCTCTTCCTTCCTTAATCCAAATAATATTCCTTTCTCTAATACTCTTTGCCTCAGTATACACATGTTTTTTCAAACAGAGGAGGCTAAAGCTTCCTCCCGGTCCTATGAGATTACCCATCATTGGAAACCTCCACCAGTTGCTAGGCATAGGCAACACGTTGCCCCATCAAACATTAGGGCGACTTTCTCACCAATATGGACCACTCATGTTCTTGCAACTCGGGTGCATTCCAACTTTGGTGGTCTCCTCTGCTGAAGTGGCTAAAGAAATCTtcaaaactcaagatattatctTCTCCGGAAGACCGGTCTTGTACGCTGCAAACAAGCTCGGCTACAACGGCTCTACTGTCTCATTCGCTCCTTATGGCGATTACTGGCGAGAGATGAGAAAGATCGTTATCTTAGAACTTCTTGGTCAAAAGAGAGTTCGAGCATTTCAGGCTGTGAGGGAAAAAGAGGTCAGAACTTTGATTAATACTataactgctactgctacttcttcGAGTTCTGGTATCGTTAATCTCAGTGAACTCACGTTTACTTTGACGAATAACGTTGTTTGTGGAGTTGCTTTTGGAAAGAAGTACGATGGTTCTGATGATCATCGTGAAAATGGGAGGAGTGGATTTCGTGAGTTACTTTTTGAAACGCAGAATGTACTTGGTGGTTTTTGCATGGCTGACTTTTATCCACGGTGGTTAACTTGGGTCAACAAGTTCAATGGTCTTGAACGAAGGGTTAACAAGTGTTTTAGAGACTTGGATAACTTTTATGATAAAGTGATTGAAGAGCATCATCATTTTGATCCCGATCAAACTAAACATGAAGATGTTGTTCATGTTCTACTTCAACTTCAGAATGATCCCAACCAAGCCTTAAAAATCAACAACGACCAAATCAAGGGTGTTATAACT GACTTATTCAATGCTGGGACTGATACAACATCAGCAGCACTAGTATGGATAATGGCAGAGCTTATTCTGAATCCGAAAGCCATGAAAAGAGCACAAAAAGAGGTGAGGGAAGTGGCTGAGGGAAAAGCATTTGTAGAGGAAAGCCAACTTTCGAAactaaactacataaaattagTCAAGAAGGGTGGGTTCAGACTCCACCCTCCTGCACCATTACTAGCTCCAAGAGAAACCACAGAGTTTTGCAGAGTAAGAGGGTATGACATTCCATCAGGAACAAGGGTGTTTGTCAACGCTGGAGAGATTGGGAGGGACTCGAAGTACTGGGAGAAGCCTAACGAGTTCTTGCCTGAGAGGTTCATGGAGAGCTCAGTTGACTATAGAGGAAAACACTTTGAGTTGTTGCCGTTTGGTGTTGGAAGGAGAGGGTGTCCTGGGATTAACTTTGCTACGGTGTTGATTGAGCTTGCACTTGCTAATCTGTTGTGTCGTTTTAATTGGGAGCTTCCCAATGGGTTGGAAAGAGAGGATTTGGATATGGAAGAAGTGTTTGGTCTTACGATGAATAAGAAAATTCCTCTATGCCTAGTTGCCAAGGTTGTTGATCTTTGA